The following proteins come from a genomic window of Paucimonas lemoignei:
- the gshA gene encoding glutamate--cysteine ligase, producing MSELLNRRLALLSERTNLSLLEQCLHGIERECLRVTGDARLAQTPHPEELGAALTHGQITTDYSESLLEFITPALADPVETLDSLDKIHRFAYSKLGSEFLWSPSMPCPLPAEEDIPIAYYGTSNIGKLKYVYRQGLALRYGKTMQCIAGIHYNFSLPEAAWPLLKQTESFDGDARDYQSHAYLALIRNFRRYSWLLMYLFGASPALDAGFLRGRAHQLEQFDADTLYLPYATSLRMSDLGYQSNAQAGLTPCYNDLITYTDSLRKAVATPYAPYVEIGTHKDGEWIQLNTNVLQIENEYYSNIRPKRVTYSGERPIQALVARGVQYVEVRCLDINPFLPTGIDLQQSRFVDAFVLYCALQESPQLANNECSNAASNFLTVVKEGRRPGLELNRNDSTIDLKAWATELLEKITPIAQLLDEANGTDEHVKSIAAQQSKVNDASLTPSAKVLASMTEHKEGFTAFSFRQSQAHAEYFRSNPLSVEEQSHFETLARTSLAEQAELEQTEEKVDFDTFVGAYQASILRISN from the coding sequence TTGAGCGAACTTCTCAACCGCCGCCTGGCTTTGCTTAGCGAGCGCACTAACCTCTCCCTGCTGGAGCAGTGCCTGCACGGTATTGAGCGCGAATGCCTGCGCGTGACCGGCGATGCCCGGTTGGCTCAGACGCCGCACCCGGAAGAACTGGGGGCTGCACTGACTCACGGGCAGATCACCACCGACTATTCCGAGTCACTGTTGGAGTTCATCACTCCGGCGCTGGCTGACCCTGTAGAAACCCTGGACAGCCTGGATAAAATCCATCGCTTCGCCTACAGCAAGCTGGGTAGCGAGTTCCTCTGGAGCCCGTCCATGCCCTGCCCGCTGCCTGCCGAAGAAGACATTCCGATTGCCTATTACGGCACGTCGAATATCGGCAAGCTCAAGTACGTCTATCGCCAAGGTCTGGCCCTGCGTTACGGCAAGACCATGCAATGCATCGCGGGCATTCACTACAACTTCTCGCTGCCGGAAGCCGCCTGGCCGCTGCTCAAGCAGACCGAGAGTTTCGACGGCGATGCGCGGGATTATCAGTCCCACGCTTATCTCGCATTGATTCGAAATTTCCGCCGCTACAGCTGGTTGCTGATGTACCTGTTCGGCGCATCGCCCGCACTGGACGCAGGCTTCCTGCGCGGCCGTGCGCATCAGCTGGAGCAATTCGACGCCGATACCTTGTATCTGCCGTACGCGACCAGCCTGCGCATGAGCGATCTGGGCTATCAAAGCAACGCCCAGGCGGGCCTGACGCCTTGCTACAACGACCTGATCACCTACACCGACAGCCTGCGCAAAGCGGTGGCAACGCCATACGCACCTTATGTCGAGATTGGCACCCATAAGGATGGCGAGTGGATTCAGCTCAACACCAACGTGTTGCAGATTGAAAACGAGTACTACTCCAACATTCGCCCCAAGCGCGTGACCTATTCAGGCGAGCGTCCGATCCAGGCGTTGGTAGCCCGTGGTGTGCAGTACGTTGAGGTTCGTTGCCTGGACATCAACCCGTTCCTGCCTACCGGGATTGACCTGCAGCAATCGCGTTTCGTCGATGCCTTCGTGCTGTACTGCGCCTTGCAGGAAAGCCCGCAGCTGGCCAATAACGAATGCAGCAATGCCGCGTCGAACTTCCTGACCGTGGTCAAGGAAGGCCGTCGTCCGGGGCTTGAGTTGAATCGCAACGACAGCACCATCGACCTGAAAGCCTGGGCGACCGAATTGCTGGAGAAGATCACGCCCATCGCTCAGTTGCTGGACGAAGCGAACGGTACTGACGAGCACGTCAAATCCATCGCCGCGCAACAGTCCAAGGTCAATGATGCGTCACTGACGCCGTCTGCCAAGGTGCTGGCGAGCATGACCGAACACAAGGAAGGCTTCACGGCTTTCTCGTTCCGTCAGAGCCAGGCCCATGCCGAGTACTTCCGCAGCAACCCGCTAAGTGTCGAGGAGCAATCGCACTTCGAAACCCTGGCGCGCACCTCGCTTGCCGAGCAGGCGGAACTGGAACAGACCGAAGAAAAAGTCGATTTCGACACCTTCGTTGGCGCGTATCAGGCGAGTATTTTGCGGATTAGTAACTGA
- the paaI gene encoding phenylacetic acid degradation-related protein gives MDVPAGFTESAYFRAIGCQLRRLDVGVAEVALPLEDHLRNRGNVMHGGAIFSLVDIAMGLACSSSHGFDQRSVTIECKINYMRAVSEGEVLCIAKVLHAGRRTLVVEAEVLQGEKLVAKAQGTFAVV, from the coding sequence ATGGACGTCCCGGCAGGTTTCACTGAAAGCGCTTATTTCCGGGCCATTGGTTGCCAGCTTCGGCGCCTGGATGTCGGCGTTGCCGAAGTGGCCCTGCCGCTGGAAGATCACCTGCGCAATCGCGGCAATGTGATGCACGGCGGGGCGATTTTCAGCCTCGTCGACATCGCCATGGGATTGGCGTGCTCCAGCTCCCACGGCTTCGATCAGCGCAGCGTGACCATCGAATGCAAGATCAACTACATGCGGGCGGTGTCCGAAGGCGAGGTGTTGTGCATCGCCAAGGTATTGCACGCCGGGCGCCGCACGCTGGTGGTCGAAGCCGAAGTGCTGCAAGGCGAGAAACTGGTCGCCAAGGCACAAGGCACCTTCGCTGTGGTTTAG
- the yhgF gene encoding S1 RNA binding domain-containing protein, whose translation MDSINSRIAEELGVRPQQVAAAVALLDEGSTVPFISRYRKEVTGSLDDTQLRHLEERLRYLRELDERRISILASIEEQGKLTPELARDIKLADTKTRLEDLYLPYKQKRRTKGQIALEAGLGDLADGLFNDPTLTPESEAARFVDAEKGVADVKAALEGAKYILMERFAEDATLLDKLRSFLKHEAVISARVVPGKEEEGSKFRDYFEHDEPLKSMPSHRALAIFRGRNEGFLSSALKVGEELPGTMHPCEMMISERFGLQNQNRPADKWLAEVVRWTWKVKLYSHLETDLLGELRDGAETEAINVFAHNLHDLLLAAPAGPRATLGLDPGLRTGCKVAVVDSTGKLLDYATVYPHVPKNQWDQTIAVLAALCAKHAVDLIAIGNGTASRETDKLAADLIKKYPGLKMTKVMVSEAGASVYSASELAAKEFPELDVSIRGAVSIARRLQDPLAELVKIDPKSIGVGQYQHDVSQLKLARGLDAVVEDCVNAVGVDVNTASVALLARISGLNTTLAQNIVAHRDENGAFKSRAALKKVPRLGEKTFEQAAGFLRVMNGDNPLDSSAVHPEAYPLVKRIASETDRDIRSLIGDASFLKRLDPKKYTDETFGLPTVTDILQELEKPGRDPRPEFKTAEFQDGVEDLKDLQPGMILEGVVTNVTNFGAFVDIGVHQDGLVHISALSEKFIKDPREAVKAGDVVKVKVMEVDIPRKRVGLSMRMSDTPGEKVDGARGARPGAAPRQQQSSAPRKETAAAAPANNAMASLFANAKQLKKR comes from the coding sequence ATGGACAGCATCAACAGCCGCATCGCCGAAGAACTCGGCGTACGCCCACAACAGGTCGCAGCGGCCGTCGCTCTACTGGATGAAGGCTCGACCGTGCCCTTCATTTCTCGTTACCGCAAGGAAGTGACCGGCAGCCTCGATGACACGCAATTGCGTCATCTGGAAGAGCGCCTGCGTTACCTGCGTGAACTCGACGAGCGTCGCATCAGCATCCTTGCCAGCATCGAAGAACAAGGCAAGCTGACGCCAGAACTGGCACGCGACATCAAGCTCGCTGACACCAAGACCCGCCTCGAAGATTTGTACCTGCCGTACAAGCAAAAGCGCCGCACTAAAGGCCAGATCGCTCTGGAAGCTGGTCTGGGTGACCTCGCCGACGGCCTGTTCAACGACCCGACCCTGACACCTGAAAGTGAAGCCGCGCGTTTCGTTGACGCTGAAAAAGGCGTCGCCGACGTGAAAGCAGCGCTGGAAGGCGCCAAGTACATCCTCATGGAGCGCTTCGCCGAAGACGCCACCCTGCTGGACAAATTGCGCAGCTTCCTCAAGCACGAAGCCGTGATCAGCGCGCGCGTTGTGCCGGGCAAGGAAGAAGAAGGCTCCAAGTTCCGCGATTACTTCGAACACGACGAACCACTGAAAAGCATGCCCTCCCACCGCGCCCTGGCGATTTTCCGTGGTCGCAACGAAGGCTTCCTCAGCTCGGCCCTGAAGGTCGGTGAAGAACTGCCAGGCACCATGCACCCGTGCGAAATGATGATCAGCGAGCGTTTCGGCCTGCAAAATCAGAACCGCCCAGCCGACAAATGGCTGGCCGAAGTGGTGCGCTGGACCTGGAAGGTCAAGCTCTACAGCCATCTGGAAACCGACTTGCTCGGCGAGTTGCGCGATGGCGCGGAAACCGAAGCGATCAATGTGTTCGCCCACAACCTGCATGACCTGCTGCTCGCCGCACCGGCTGGCCCGCGCGCCACGCTGGGCCTCGACCCGGGCCTGCGTACAGGCTGTAAGGTTGCGGTAGTCGATTCCACCGGCAAGCTTCTGGATTACGCCACGGTTTACCCGCACGTGCCGAAAAACCAGTGGGACCAGACCATCGCCGTGCTGGCTGCACTGTGCGCCAAGCACGCGGTCGACCTGATCGCCATCGGCAACGGCACTGCCAGCCGTGAAACAGACAAGCTTGCCGCTGACCTGATCAAAAAATACCCAGGCCTGAAAATGACCAAGGTCATGGTCTCCGAGGCTGGCGCATCGGTTTACTCGGCGTCGGAACTGGCCGCCAAGGAATTCCCGGAGCTGGACGTATCGATCCGTGGCGCAGTATCCATCGCCCGCCGCCTGCAAGATCCGCTCGCTGAGCTGGTGAAAATCGACCCGAAATCCATCGGTGTCGGCCAGTACCAGCACGACGTGTCGCAGCTGAAACTGGCCCGTGGCCTGGACGCTGTCGTGGAAGACTGCGTAAACGCCGTGGGCGTCGATGTGAACACCGCTTCGGTGGCCTTGCTGGCGCGCATCTCCGGCCTGAACACCACGCTGGCGCAGAACATCGTTGCGCACCGTGATGAAAACGGCGCGTTCAAGTCCCGTGCTGCACTCAAGAAAGTCCCGCGTCTGGGTGAAAAAACCTTCGAACAGGCCGCTGGCTTCCTGCGCGTCATGAACGGCGATAACCCGCTGGATTCCTCGGCCGTTCACCCGGAAGCCTATCCGCTGGTGAAGCGTATTGCGTCCGAAACCGACCGCGACATCCGCTCGCTGATCGGCGACGCCAGCTTCCTCAAGCGTCTGGACCCGAAGAAGTACACCGACGAAACCTTCGGCCTGCCGACCGTCACCGACATCCTGCAAGAACTCGAAAAGCCAGGCCGCGACCCACGTCCAGAGTTCAAGACCGCCGAGTTCCAGGACGGCGTCGAAGACCTCAAGGACCTGCAGCCGGGCATGATCCTCGAAGGCGTTGTCACCAACGTCACCAACTTCGGTGCATTTGTTGATATCGGCGTGCATCAGGACGGCTTGGTGCACATCTCGGCACTGTCCGAGAAGTTCATCAAAGACCCCCGTGAAGCGGTGAAGGCTGGCGACGTGGTCAAGGTCAAGGTGATGGAAGTCGACATCCCGCGCAAACGCGTGGGCCTGTCGATGCGCATGAGCGACACGCCGGGCGAGAAAGTCGACGGCGCGCGCGGTGCACGCCCAGGCGCAGCGCCACGCCAGCAACAGAGCAGCGCACCACGCAAGGAAACCGCCGCAGCAGCCCCGGCCAACAACGCTATGGCATCGCTGTTTGCCAACGCCAAACAACTGAAGAAGCGTTGA
- the ompR_1 gene encoding response regulator, which yields MSSTAQIAEGEKILIVDDDPGLSSLLERFFTSKGYRARAVANVEQMDRLLAREVFNLVVLDLMLPGEDGLSACRRLRAANNQVPIIMLTAKGDELSRIKGLELGADDYLAKPFNPDELMARVKAVLRRQAAPVPGAPGSEDESVSFGDYELSLATRELKRGDEVHMLTTGEFAVLKALVMHAREPLTRDKLMNLARGREWDALERSIDVQISRLRRLIEPDPSKPRYIQTVWGVGYVFVPDGAGTR from the coding sequence ATGAGTAGCACTGCACAAATTGCGGAAGGCGAAAAAATCCTCATCGTTGATGATGATCCAGGCTTGAGCAGCCTGTTGGAACGTTTTTTTACCAGCAAGGGCTACCGTGCCCGGGCTGTCGCCAACGTCGAGCAAATGGATCGCTTGCTGGCCCGCGAAGTTTTCAACCTTGTGGTTCTGGATTTGATGCTGCCCGGCGAAGACGGGCTGTCTGCCTGCCGTCGCTTGCGTGCTGCGAACAATCAGGTGCCGATCATTATGCTGACCGCCAAGGGCGATGAGCTGAGCCGTATCAAAGGCCTTGAGCTGGGTGCCGATGATTACCTGGCCAAGCCGTTCAACCCTGATGAGCTGATGGCTCGGGTCAAGGCTGTGTTGCGCCGTCAGGCAGCTCCGGTACCGGGCGCGCCAGGCAGCGAAGACGAGTCGGTGAGCTTCGGTGATTACGAGTTGTCTCTGGCGACCCGTGAGCTCAAGCGTGGCGATGAAGTGCACATGCTGACCACCGGCGAGTTTGCGGTGCTCAAGGCGCTGGTGATGCACGCCCGTGAGCCGTTGACCCGTGACAAGCTGATGAATCTGGCGCGTGGCCGTGAATGGGATGCGCTGGAGCGCTCCATCGACGTGCAGATTTCCCGTCTGCGTCGCCTGATCGAGCCGGACCCTTCCAAGCCGCGCTATATCCAGACGGTCTGGGGTGTTGGTTATGTATTCGTTCCGGACGGTGCCGGTACTCGATAA
- the envZ_1 gene encoding sensor histidine kinase, with protein MKTPLWFPQSFFSRTLWLVLIVVLFSKALTLVYLLMNEDVLVDRQYSHGVALTLRAYWAANENDREAIADAAGLIRVVGGGVPEGEQHWPYSEIYQRQMQAELGDDTEVRLRVHAPPALWVRAPSLGDGWLKVPLYPHPLRGQKIWSVLGWFLAIGLLSTASAWIFVRQLNQPLKRLVFAARQLGQGRSVRLPVSDTPSEMTEVYRAFNQMAEDVEQAGQERELMLAGVSHDLRTPLTRLRLSLELMKGENELTEGMVRDIEDMDAILDQFLAFIRDGRDEEIEEVDLSELVRDVVAPFNNPENPEEQIRLCLEPIPPFPLRRVSMKRLLTNLIGNAMHHAGNGIEVAAYVSGDTSAPYVVLSVLDRGAGIDPSELEVIFNPFIRGDRARSGKGTGLGLAIVKRIAAMHGGNVELRNRSGGGLEARVRLPLGLMLPRGAV; from the coding sequence ATGAAAACCCCGCTCTGGTTCCCGCAAAGCTTTTTCTCCCGCACGCTCTGGCTGGTGCTCATCGTCGTGCTGTTTTCCAAGGCATTGACCCTGGTCTACCTGCTGATGAACGAGGACGTGCTGGTCGACCGGCAATACAGCCACGGCGTCGCGCTGACGCTGCGCGCCTATTGGGCTGCCAATGAAAACGACCGCGAAGCCATTGCCGATGCTGCAGGCCTGATCCGTGTGGTGGGCGGCGGTGTACCGGAAGGCGAGCAGCACTGGCCTTATAGCGAAATCTATCAACGCCAGATGCAGGCTGAACTGGGCGATGACACCGAAGTGCGCCTGCGTGTGCATGCGCCGCCTGCCTTGTGGGTGCGTGCGCCAAGCTTGGGCGATGGCTGGTTGAAGGTGCCGCTGTATCCGCACCCGCTGCGCGGCCAGAAGATCTGGAGCGTGCTGGGCTGGTTCCTCGCTATCGGTTTGTTATCCACCGCCTCGGCGTGGATCTTCGTTCGGCAACTCAATCAGCCACTCAAGCGCCTGGTGTTTGCCGCCAGGCAGCTTGGCCAGGGCCGTAGCGTGCGCCTGCCGGTCAGCGATACGCCCAGCGAGATGACCGAGGTGTATCGCGCTTTCAACCAGATGGCCGAAGACGTCGAACAGGCGGGGCAGGAGCGGGAGCTGATGCTGGCCGGGGTTTCCCACGATTTGCGCACACCGCTGACCCGCTTGCGTTTGTCCCTGGAGCTGATGAAGGGCGAGAACGAACTCACCGAAGGCATGGTGCGTGATATCGAGGACATGGATGCGATCCTCGATCAGTTCCTGGCGTTCATCCGTGACGGTCGCGACGAAGAGATTGAGGAAGTCGATCTCAGCGAGTTGGTGCGCGATGTAGTGGCGCCGTTCAACAATCCTGAGAATCCCGAGGAGCAGATCCGCCTGTGCCTGGAGCCCATCCCGCCGTTCCCGCTGCGTCGTGTTTCGATGAAGCGCCTGCTGACCAACCTGATTGGCAACGCCATGCACCATGCGGGCAATGGCATTGAAGTCGCGGCATATGTCTCAGGGGATACCAGCGCGCCGTATGTGGTGCTCAGCGTTCTGGACCGTGGCGCTGGCATTGATCCGTCGGAACTGGAAGTGATCTTCAACCCGTTCATCCGTGGCGACCGCGCACGCAGTGGCAAAGGCACGGGGTTGGGGCTGGCTATCGTCAAGCGCATCGCGGCGATGCATGGCGGTAATGTCGAGCTGAGGAATCGCTCGGGTGGCGGGCTGGAAGCGCGGGTGCGCTTGCCGTTGGGGTTGATGTTGCCCAGAGGGGCGGTCTAA
- the lysX gene encoding ribosomal protein S6 modification protein produces the protein MKIAVLSRNPRLYSTRRLVEAGIERGHEMVVIDTLRAYMNIASHKPQIHYRGKPLEGFDAVIPRIGASVTFYGCAVLRQFEMMGVFPLNESVAIARSRDKLRSLQLLSRRGIGLPVTGFAHSPDDIPDLIQMVNGAPLVIKVLEGTQGIGVVLCETATAAESVIEAFMGLKQDIMVQEYIKEAGGADIRCFVVGDKVIASMKRQAKPGEFRSNLHRGGSASLIKITPEERMTAIRAAKVMGLSVAGVDILRSNHGPLVMEVNSSPGLEGIEVTTSKDVAGMIIEYLEKNSGPHMTRTKGKG, from the coding sequence ATGAAGATCGCTGTGCTTTCGCGTAACCCGCGTCTGTATTCAACCCGTCGTCTGGTCGAAGCCGGTATTGAACGTGGCCATGAGATGGTGGTGATCGACACCCTGCGCGCCTATATGAACATCGCCAGCCACAAGCCGCAGATTCATTATCGCGGCAAACCGCTGGAAGGCTTCGATGCAGTGATCCCACGCATTGGCGCCTCGGTGACGTTCTATGGCTGCGCAGTATTGCGTCAGTTTGAAATGATGGGCGTGTTCCCGCTCAACGAATCGGTAGCCATCGCCCGCTCCCGGGACAAGCTGCGCTCGCTGCAATTGCTGTCACGTCGCGGGATCGGCTTGCCGGTCACCGGCTTTGCCCACTCCCCGGATGACATTCCGGACTTGATCCAGATGGTCAACGGCGCACCGCTGGTGATCAAGGTGCTGGAAGGCACTCAAGGGATTGGCGTGGTGCTGTGCGAAACGGCAACGGCAGCTGAATCAGTGATCGAGGCGTTCATGGGCCTCAAGCAGGACATCATGGTTCAGGAGTACATAAAAGAAGCGGGCGGCGCGGATATTCGCTGCTTTGTGGTGGGCGACAAGGTCATCGCGTCCATGAAGCGTCAGGCCAAGCCGGGCGAGTTTCGCTCCAACCTGCATCGCGGCGGCAGCGCTAGCCTGATCAAGATCACACCCGAAGAGCGCATGACCGCCATTCGCGCCGCCAAGGTCATGGGCCTGAGCGTCGCGGGTGTCGACATCCTGCGCTCCAACCACGGGCCACTGGTGATGGAAGTCAACTCGTCGCCGGGCCTGGAAGGCATCGAAGTCACCACCAGCAAGGACGTGGCCGGGATGATCATCGAGTACCTGGAGAAGAACAGCGGCCCGCATATGACGCGGACTAAGGGGAAGGGCTGA
- the rimK2 gene encoding ribosomal protein S6 modification protein RimK: MKTFDHLTVIGLREWVALPDLGVAGLRAKIDTGASTSSLHATEIEPFERDGQKWVRFNAHLGTVVQLRHRRCEALLVAMKTIKSSNGHAQVRYVIRTTLALGDRVWPVEFTLACRKAMRYRLLLGSNALIDGQLVVNPGITYVQDKPVFPVSTTSATGAA, from the coding sequence TTGAAAACATTTGATCATCTGACAGTCATCGGCCTGCGCGAGTGGGTGGCACTGCCCGATCTGGGGGTTGCAGGCCTGCGGGCGAAAATCGATACCGGGGCGAGCACCTCCAGTTTGCACGCGACCGAGATCGAGCCTTTCGAACGCGACGGCCAGAAATGGGTTCGTTTCAACGCCCACCTGGGCACCGTGGTCCAGTTGCGTCATCGTCGCTGTGAAGCGCTGCTGGTCGCGATGAAAACAATTAAAAGCTCCAACGGTCACGCGCAGGTCCGCTACGTCATTCGCACCACCCTGGCTTTGGGTGATCGCGTCTGGCCGGTGGAATTCACGCTGGCCTGCCGCAAAGCAATGCGCTATCGCTTGCTGCTCGGCTCCAACGCTTTGATCGACGGCCAGCTGGTCGTCAATCCGGGCATTACTTATGTTCAGGACAAACCGGTTTTTCCGGTCTCGACTACCTCTGCCACAGGTGCTGCATGA
- the ycgF gene encoding diguanylate phosphodiesterase has translation MTDFPTSLTSPTVGCDGCRNSPELDFSFAFAYQPIVDLRTGSIFAHEALVRGINGEGALSVLSQVTDKNRYRFDQLCRTHAIAGAAALNMQERLSINFLPNAVYRPELCIRSTLEAAREHNFPLDRLIFETIESEHVDNNRHLTNILREYRQFGFMTAIDDFGAGYSGLTLLADFQPDLIKLDMQLIRDIHRDRPRQAIVRGVVTMCAELGVTVIAEGIEGAEERDFLADCGIFLMQGFWFAKPAFKALAQVQPGALQIA, from the coding sequence ATGACTGACTTCCCCACGTCATTGACCTCACCCACTGTTGGCTGTGATGGCTGCCGAAATAGCCCCGAGCTGGATTTTTCCTTCGCGTTTGCTTATCAGCCCATCGTCGATCTGCGCACTGGGTCGATATTCGCCCACGAAGCTTTGGTGCGCGGCATCAATGGCGAGGGCGCGTTGTCCGTGCTGAGTCAGGTCACGGATAAAAACCGCTACCGTTTTGATCAGCTGTGCCGCACCCATGCCATCGCGGGTGCCGCAGCGCTGAACATGCAGGAGCGCTTGTCGATCAACTTCCTGCCCAATGCGGTGTACCGCCCGGAGCTGTGCATCCGCAGCACGCTGGAAGCCGCGCGCGAGCATAACTTCCCGCTAGACCGGCTGATTTTCGAGACGATCGAGAGCGAGCACGTCGATAACAATCGCCATTTGACCAATATTCTGCGTGAATACCGCCAGTTCGGTTTCATGACCGCCATTGATGATTTCGGGGCCGGTTATTCCGGGCTGACGCTGCTGGCTGATTTTCAGCCCGACCTGATAAAACTCGACATGCAATTAATCAGAGATATCCACCGCGATCGCCCGCGTCAGGCTATCGTTCGTGGCGTTGTCACAATGTGTGCGGAGTTGGGGGTTACAGTCATCGCCGAAGGCATCGAAGGTGCCGAAGAACGAGACTTTCTCGCCGACTGCGGGATTTTTCTGATGCAAGGCTTCTGGTTCGCCAAACCTGCATTCAAAGCATTGGCTCAGGTTCAACCCGGGGCCTTGCAGATAGCGTGA
- the hslR gene encoding heat shock protein 15 translates to MAQTSDEDDKVRLDKWLWAARFYKTRALAKTAIESGKVHCRGERCKPGKEPRIGDQFQIRTGFDERTVVVEALSIVRRGAPEAQTLYSETPESITKRENEAAQRKAGNLGVTTDGKPTKKQRRQLFDFRGAVRET, encoded by the coding sequence ATGGCACAAACGTCAGACGAAGACGACAAAGTTCGTTTGGACAAATGGCTGTGGGCCGCGCGCTTCTATAAAACCCGTGCGCTGGCCAAAACAGCCATTGAAAGTGGCAAGGTCCACTGCCGTGGTGAGCGGTGCAAGCCTGGGAAAGAGCCGAGGATCGGCGATCAGTTTCAGATTCGCACCGGTTTTGACGAGCGTACGGTAGTCGTGGAAGCTCTGTCCATCGTCCGGCGCGGCGCGCCCGAAGCGCAGACGCTCTACAGCGAGACGCCGGAGAGCATTACCAAGCGCGAAAACGAAGCGGCGCAGCGCAAGGCGGGCAATCTGGGCGTCACCACCGATGGCAAGCCGACCAAAAAGCAACGTCGACAGTTGTTTGATTTTCGGGGTGCCGTGCGCGAGACGTGA
- the hslO gene encoding Hsp33-like chaperonin, which yields MPDIDYTQRFIFDESDVRGELVALERSYADVLAKHPYPEPVAQLLGELLAAAALLVGTLKFEGLLILQARSSGAVPLLMVECSSERELRGIARYDESLITPGAGLQDLMPDGSLTLTVDPRKGKRYQGIVALDGVDLSESFNSYFVLSEQLGTRFWLNADGHRARGLLLQQLPAQQQTDAEERQATWEHVTTLASTLTAEELLSLDNQTVLHRLFHEDEVRMFDIQPLCFRCSCSRERSANALVSLGLEDAQQLVIEHNGTVEIDCQFCNQRYLFDATDIAQLFAGGGVDSPSDTRH from the coding sequence ATGCCTGATATCGACTACACACAGCGCTTCATTTTCGACGAGAGCGACGTTCGCGGTGAGCTGGTCGCACTGGAGCGCAGTTACGCCGACGTATTGGCCAAGCATCCGTACCCGGAGCCCGTCGCGCAATTGCTCGGTGAGCTATTGGCTGCGGCGGCATTGCTGGTCGGCACCCTGAAATTCGAGGGCCTGCTGATTCTTCAGGCGCGCTCCAGCGGGGCCGTGCCACTGTTGATGGTTGAGTGCTCCAGCGAGCGGGAGCTGCGCGGCATCGCCCGCTATGACGAATCGCTGATCACCCCTGGGGCCGGTCTGCAAGACTTGATGCCCGACGGCTCTCTGACCCTGACCGTCGATCCGCGCAAAGGCAAACGCTATCAAGGCATCGTTGCCCTGGATGGCGTGGACCTGTCGGAAAGCTTCAACAGCTATTTCGTGTTGTCCGAACAGCTTGGCACCCGTTTCTGGCTCAACGCCGACGGGCACCGCGCCCGGGGTCTGTTGTTACAGCAATTGCCTGCGCAACAGCAGACTGATGCCGAGGAGCGCCAAGCCACCTGGGAGCACGTCACCACCCTGGCAAGCACCCTGACGGCCGAGGAATTGCTGAGCCTGGACAACCAGACCGTGCTCCATCGCCTGTTCCATGAAGACGAAGTCAGGATGTTTGACATACAGCCGCTATGCTTCCGCTGCAGCTGTTCTCGGGAACGTTCTGCCAATGCGCTGGTCAGCCTTGGGCTGGAAGATGCGCAGCAGTTGGTGATCGAACACAACGGCACGGTCGAAATCGACTGTCAGTTCTGCAACCAGCGCTATCTTTTCGATGCCACTGATATTGCCCAGCTGTTCGCTGGCGGTGGCGTCGATTCGCCATCTGATACGCGTCATTAA